From Terriglobales bacterium, a single genomic window includes:
- a CDS encoding AI-2E family transporter — protein MSIFSSVRPYRELPVRSSLRPTGVRGGLAHVFCKWEEGEQLVSMMRSSTDLLQRRLLSRIAWLLWVIVLALLMAFCFFASSFCITLLLAAFLAILVDPLVTYLESWHVPRSAAAGIIVVTGTLCICFLTYASYNRISDIVETMPRYAERIRDVLKPLNQKIAKVQETAGSLNPEVPAKKIAEVKIKEPPSWPSYMIRGVGPVWSAIIIIGVVPFLMFFNLIRKEQMKQRLTSSFGHMIDVPQFVGRLTQMVRGFAAGNLIIGSAMATVTILVLLALKIQGAMILGIVSGFLNLIPFLGVILAVLVPSAAALLQFTTASPFAIIFLTVVCLHFISANFLIPKVVGLRVNIGPVAATAGILFWGWLWGLIGILLAVPLTAFVKLVADCHPSFVHISNLLAESPRPVSSWIHSGRQTMYKTVPYIRRRFPVKVKP, from the coding sequence TTGTCCATTTTTTCCAGCGTAAGACCCTATCGTGAACTACCTGTGCGATCCTCCTTGCGCCCAACTGGGGTGCGAGGAGGTCTCGCACACGTGTTTTGCAAATGGGAAGAGGGAGAGCAATTGGTCTCAATGATGCGCAGCTCAACAGACTTACTCCAACGGCGCCTATTAAGTCGTATCGCCTGGCTTCTATGGGTCATCGTGCTCGCTCTTCTGATGGCTTTTTGTTTCTTTGCAAGTTCCTTTTGCATCACACTGCTGCTCGCTGCCTTCCTCGCGATCCTCGTTGATCCGCTGGTGACCTATCTGGAGAGCTGGCATGTCCCGCGTTCCGCTGCCGCCGGAATTATCGTAGTTACTGGAACGCTGTGCATCTGCTTCCTGACGTACGCGTCCTACAATCGTATTTCGGACATCGTGGAGACCATGCCCCGGTACGCCGAGCGGATCCGCGATGTCCTGAAGCCTTTGAACCAGAAGATTGCCAAAGTTCAAGAAACCGCCGGCAGCCTGAATCCAGAGGTGCCGGCAAAAAAAATCGCTGAGGTAAAGATCAAAGAACCGCCCAGCTGGCCTTCGTACATGATTCGCGGCGTCGGGCCGGTGTGGAGTGCCATCATCATTATTGGAGTTGTGCCTTTCCTGATGTTCTTCAATCTGATTCGCAAGGAACAGATGAAACAAAGGCTGACGAGCTCATTCGGCCACATGATCGACGTGCCTCAATTCGTGGGGCGATTGACCCAAATGGTGAGAGGATTTGCGGCGGGCAACTTGATCATCGGTTCTGCGATGGCAACCGTTACGATTCTCGTCCTTCTCGCGTTGAAAATACAGGGTGCCATGATCCTTGGCATCGTGAGCGGTTTTCTGAATTTGATTCCTTTTCTGGGCGTAATCCTCGCCGTGCTGGTCCCATCCGCGGCCGCGCTTTTGCAATTTACTACAGCAAGCCCGTTTGCCATTATTTTCCTAACAGTCGTATGCCTTCATTTCATTTCCGCAAACTTTCTAATCCCAAAGGTAGTCGGGTTGCGGGTCAATATAGGCCCGGTCGCGGCCACAGCAGGGATCCTGTTCTGGGGTTGGCTTTGGGGCTTGATAGGGATTCTACTGGCCGTGCCTTTGACCGCGTTTGTAAAGCTTGTGGCGGATTGTCATCCCTCATTCGTTCATATCTCCAATCTTCTCGCAGAATCTCCCCGTCCTGTTTCATCCTGGATTCATTCCGGCCGGCAAACTATGTACAAGACGGTCCCTTATATACGCAGGAGATTTCCAGTCAAAGTAAAGCCCTGA
- a CDS encoding DUF5670 family protein: MFIVLFAVLVLAWLGGFLVFHVSSALIHILLLLAVLSLIVHFFQRKTLS; this comes from the coding sequence ATGTTCATCGTCTTGTTTGCAGTTTTGGTGCTGGCTTGGCTGGGGGGATTCTTGGTCTTCCATGTCTCCAGCGCTCTGATTCATATTCTGTTGCTGCTCGCAGTTCTCTCGCTGATTGTCCATTTTTTCCAGCGTAAGACCCTATCGTGA
- a CDS encoding divalent metal cation transporter yields LFAYVVTAFLVHVSWSEALRALILPPLNGFHGEYSMMVVAVLGTTISPYLFFWQASQEAEEVRDKKEDKSLRKDPSQAPEQLRRIKIDTYLGMAASNLVAFFIMLTSAATLHAHGQTNIHTATEAARALEPLAGRFAYVLFAAGIIATGLLAVPVLAGSAAYAIGEAMHWRVGLAIKPKKAFKFYATLGAATIAGLALNFIHLDPIKALFIAAVINGILAAPVMALMMLLTRNRRVMGRFTLPLYLKVLGWMGAAGMCAAAAAFLVGVCRS; encoded by the coding sequence ATTATTCGCGTATGTGGTGACAGCTTTTCTGGTTCACGTTTCTTGGAGCGAAGCCCTGCGCGCATTGATTCTGCCTCCCTTAAATGGATTTCATGGGGAGTACAGCATGATGGTGGTAGCAGTACTCGGGACTACCATTAGTCCTTATCTGTTTTTTTGGCAGGCATCCCAGGAAGCCGAAGAAGTTCGCGATAAAAAAGAAGATAAATCCCTGCGCAAAGATCCATCCCAGGCGCCTGAGCAACTTCGCAGAATCAAGATCGACACCTACCTCGGCATGGCGGCGTCCAACCTGGTGGCGTTTTTTATCATGCTCACCTCTGCGGCAACTTTGCATGCCCACGGACAGACGAACATCCATACGGCAACGGAAGCGGCGCGAGCTCTGGAACCGCTGGCCGGACGCTTTGCCTATGTCTTATTCGCTGCAGGAATAATAGCAACGGGGCTTCTTGCCGTTCCGGTTCTTGCGGGAAGCGCAGCCTACGCTATTGGAGAAGCGATGCACTGGCGAGTAGGTCTCGCGATCAAGCCGAAGAAAGCCTTCAAATTTTATGCCACGCTGGGCGCTGCCACGATCGCCGGTTTGGCTCTGAACTTTATTCATTTGGACCCGATCAAAGCATTATTCATTGCCGCGGTTATCAATGGAATTCTCGCCGCTCCTGTGATGGCCCTAATGATGTTGTTGACGCGGAATCGAAGAGTGATGGGCCGGTTTACGTTGCCACTCTATTTGAAGGTATTGGGATGGATGGGTGCTGCGGGCATGTGCGCTGCGGCGGCGGCCTTTCTGGTTGGAGTTTGTCGGAGCTGA